GCGATTCAAGAGGCGCTGCGCCCTGATCCGGCACCCTCTCCCCAACCCTCTCCCGCACGCGGGAGAGGGAGTAGAACCAATGCGGCTCAGTCCTTCCTGGGGTAGCTCACCCCCAGCCCGGCCCGTGCATCCATCTGGATGCCGTACTGCGGGAAGGGGTAGCGCAGGCCGTTCCTGGCCAGCGCCTGCATCCCGTCCAGCGCTTTGGCAATGTCGGCCACGGTGAGCGCTATCAGCATCTCGTCGTCCAGCACACCGCCATAGCGCCCCTGCGGCACGCGGTGCATGGCCGCCTGGTGGCGCGTGGCGTCCTCCACCGTGGCATACCACACGCCGCTCATGTGCGCGCCGGTGTGCCAGGCCGGGTCATCCTCGCCCAGGTCGACGACGAAGCGGCACTGGTCGGCCACCAGGTCTTCGGCGGTGATGCCCACCGTCCAGCCCAGCCGCGTGGCCTGGCCGACGATCTGATCCATGGTGTGGACGGCCTTGGGCCGGCGCAGGCGCGCGATGGCCTGCAGCTCTTCGGCGGTTTCGAGCAGTTGCATTCCGATGGGCGGCACGCGCAGCTTGAGCGTGTGCTCCAGTTGCGTACACAGCTCGGGCAGCGGGGGCAGGGCGGCGGAGCTGGACGCCGGTGGGGCGGGGGGTGTGCTCGTCGTGGTCATGTCTCCGTTGATGGGGGGCGAGGGCGTGAAAACCCTCGGCAGCGTCCGAGGCTCCCTCTCCCGCGTGCGGGAGAGGGTGGGGGGTGAGGGGGCTGGACTTGGGCGCTGCGCCCGCACCTGTCCCCTTGCCCCGTCAGCGCGCCAGCAGCCGCCGGGCGGCCTGCACCACCTGCGCGGCGCCGATGCGCGACTCAGCCTCCAGCGTCGGCGCGTAGCCCACGGGGATGCGCGGCGCGCCCAGGCGGGCCACGCGCGCGCCCGTGTGCTCGGCCACGGTGGCGGCGATCTCCGCGCCGAAGCCCGCCGCCTGCACCGCCTCATGCACCACCAGCAGCCGCCCGCTGGCACTGGCGGCGGCCAGCACGGCCTGGCGATCCCAGGGCCAGATGGAGCGCAAGTCCAGCACGCGCGCACGCACGCCGGCGCCGGCCAGCTCGCGCGCGGCCTCCACGCAGGTATGCACCTGGCGCGACCAGGACACGATGGCCAGATCATCAGCCCCGCCGCCGTCCTCGAAGGCCAGGCGGCATTGGCCGATCTCCACCGGGGCCTGCGTGTCCACCTCGCCCTGCAGGCCCCACAGCTCCTTGTGCTCCATATAGACCACCGGATCGCCACTGGCCAGCGCGGCTTTCAGCAGGCCGTAGTTGTCCTGCGGCGTGCCCGGTGCCAGCACGACCAGGCCCGGCACGTGGGCGAACCAGGCCTCGAAGGACTGCGAATGCTGCGCCGCCGAGGCCGTCCAGATGCCGATGGGCAGCCGTGCCACCAGCGGCACGCGGCCCTGGCCGCCGAACATGAAGCGGTTCTTGGCGGCCTGGTTGACCAGCTCGTCGATGGCGCACAGGGCAAAGTCGGCCACGCGCATCTCGACCACCGGGTGCAGCCCGGCCAGCGCCATGCCGACGCCGGCGCCCATGATGGTGGCTTCGGAGATCGGCGTGTCGATGATGCGCTGCGCGCCGAAGTGCTCGACCAGGCAGCGCCCGTCGGTGGCGCGGTACTGCCCGAAGACGCCGCCGCGCCCCAGGTCTTCGCCCAGGGCGACGATGTGCGGCTGCGCCTGCATGGCCTCCTGCAGCGCCAGGGCGGCGGCCTGCGCGTAGGTCAGGGTGCGGATGCTCCGCGCGCCGGCGGTGTTGGGTGCGGTATTCGGGCTGCTCATGTCCATGCGCCTTCTCCAATGCTGACCACGTCGCTGTAGGCGGCCTCGGCTGCGGGCAGCGGCGCGGCGCTGGCCGTGGCCACGGCGGTGGTGATTTCCTCCAGGGCGGCGCGCTCGATCTGCTCGGCCTGCTCGCCCAGGCCCAGGGCGCGCAGGCGTTCGCGCGCCCGGTCTATGGGGTCGTTTTGCCGGGCGGCGGCGACTTCCGCCGGGTCGCGGTAGCTGGCCGGATCGACCGAGACGTGGCCCTTGAGCCGGTAGGTCTGCGCGTGCAGCAGGCGCGGGCCGCTGCCGGCACGGATGCCGGCGATCAACTGCCGCGCGGCGTCGCTGACCGCCTGCACGTCGTTGCCATCGACCTGCACTGCGGCGATGCCGAGGGCCTCGGCGCGGGCGCTGGCGGCCTGCTCGCCCGCCGTCATGGGGGCCGAGGGCGTGGTGGCCGAGATGCGGTTGTCCTCGCAGACGAACAGCACCGGCAGGCGGTAGATCTGCGCCCAGTTCAGGGCTTCGAGAAACGGGCCACGGTTGATGGCGCCGTCGCCGAAGAAGCTCACGGCGATGGCGTCCGCGCCGCGAATCTTCAGGCCGTGCGCCGCGCCCACGGCGATCGGCAGGCCGGCGGTGACCACGCCGTTGGCGCCCAGCATCCCGACGGAGAAGTCCGCAATGTGCATGGAGCCTCCCTTGCCGCCGTTGTAGCCGCTGGCGCGGCCGAACAGCTCGCACATCATCTTGGTCGGGTCGGCCCCCTTGGCCAGCGTGTGGCCGTGGCCGCGGTGCGTGGAGGTCAGCAGGTCGCGCGCGTGCAAGTGCGCACACACGCCGGCGGCCACGGCCTCCTGGCCGGTGGACAGGTGCAGCGGGCCTTTGACGCGCACTTCGGCGCCTTCGGTGGCTGCGCCGCCCCAGGAGACGCCCCCCTGGCTGGCCGCCTCCGCCGCGTCCTCGAAGGCGCGAATCCGCACCATGGTGCGGTACAGGTCAAGCAGTTCGTTCATGATGAGCAATGGTTGTGATGGCGGCCAGCGCCTGTCTGGCGCGGGTCTTCATTCCTTCCCCCAATGGGGTATGAAATAAGACCAAAACCCTTGCAGGACAAGCGCTGACAGCTATCAATAAAGTAGCGACCGGAGTTGCCCAGGCGCTCACTGCTTGCGCGCTGCGATGGCTTTTTCGGCCATGTCCACCAGTTGGGTGCCGATGGTCGGCTTCCATTTGTTGTACACGCCGCGCGTGGCCTGCACGAAGGCCTCGCGCTCGGCAGGCGACAGGCGCGTCACCGTGACGCCCAGGCCCTCGATATCCTTGAGCAGCGGCTGGCCGGCCTCGATCATGCCCTTGCGCGCAATGACGATTTCTTCCTTGCCGGCTTCGATGGCGGCCTGGCGCACGTGCTCGCGATCCTCGGGCGTCCAGGAGTTCCACACGTCCTTGTTGACCACGAAGACCAGCGGGTCGGCCACGTAGCCCCACATGGTCAGGTACTTCTGGCCGACGTTTTGCAGCTTGGCGGCGGTGAAGATGCTCATGGGGTTTTCCTGCCCATCGACGGCGCCGCTGGCAAAGGCCGGCTGCGCGTCGGCCCAGCTCATCTGCGTGGGGTTGGCGCCTAAAGCGGTGAAGGTATCGACGAACAGCGGCGAACCCACCACGCGGATCTTCAGGCCCTTCATGTCGGCGGGGGTCTTGACGGCGTGCTTGGAGTTGGTGAGCTCGCGGTAGCCGTTCTCGCCCCAGGCCAGCGGCACCACGCCGGCCTTGTCCAGCGTCTTGAAGATTTCCTTGCCCACCTCGCCCTGGGTCAGCGCATCGACGGCGGCGTAGTCGGGCATCAGGAAGGGCAGCGAGAACAGGTTGAGTTGCTTGACCTGTGGCGACCAGTTGATGGTCGAGCCCACGGCCATGTCGATCACGCCCTGGCGCAGCGCCGAGAACTCGCGCGTCTGGTCGCCCTGGATCAGCGACACGCCAGGATACAGCTTGATGTTGATGCGCC
This portion of the Melaminivora jejuensis genome encodes:
- a CDS encoding DUF169 domain-containing protein, which produces MTTTSTPPAPPASSSAALPPLPELCTQLEHTLKLRVPPIGMQLLETAEELQAIARLRRPKAVHTMDQIVGQATRLGWTVGITAEDLVADQCRFVVDLGEDDPAWHTGAHMSGVWYATVEDATRHQAAMHRVPQGRYGGVLDDEMLIALTVADIAKALDGMQALARNGLRYPFPQYGIQMDARAGLGVSYPRKD
- a CDS encoding alpha-ketoacid dehydrogenase subunit beta, which codes for MDMSSPNTAPNTAGARSIRTLTYAQAAALALQEAMQAQPHIVALGEDLGRGGVFGQYRATDGRCLVEHFGAQRIIDTPISEATIMGAGVGMALAGLHPVVEMRVADFALCAIDELVNQAAKNRFMFGGQGRVPLVARLPIGIWTASAAQHSQSFEAWFAHVPGLVVLAPGTPQDNYGLLKAALASGDPVVYMEHKELWGLQGEVDTQAPVEIGQCRLAFEDGGGADDLAIVSWSRQVHTCVEAARELAGAGVRARVLDLRSIWPWDRQAVLAAASASGRLLVVHEAVQAAGFGAEIAATVAEHTGARVARLGAPRIPVGYAPTLEAESRIGAAQVVQAARRLLAR
- a CDS encoding thiamine pyrophosphate-dependent dehydrogenase E1 component subunit alpha — its product is MNELLDLYRTMVRIRAFEDAAEAASQGGVSWGGAATEGAEVRVKGPLHLSTGQEAVAAGVCAHLHARDLLTSTHRGHGHTLAKGADPTKMMCELFGRASGYNGGKGGSMHIADFSVGMLGANGVVTAGLPIAVGAAHGLKIRGADAIAVSFFGDGAINRGPFLEALNWAQIYRLPVLFVCEDNRISATTPSAPMTAGEQAASARAEALGIAAVQVDGNDVQAVSDAARQLIAGIRAGSGPRLLHAQTYRLKGHVSVDPASYRDPAEVAAARQNDPIDRARERLRALGLGEQAEQIERAALEEITTAVATASAAPLPAAEAAYSDVVSIGEGAWT
- a CDS encoding DctP family TRAP transporter solute-binding subunit; translated protein: MKLRTFLTATAAASALLTLGLPAAHAQNYKSEYRMSLVVGTAFPWGKGGEIWANKVREKTNGRINIKLYPGVSLIQGDQTREFSALRQGVIDMAVGSTINWSPQVKQLNLFSLPFLMPDYAAVDALTQGEVGKEIFKTLDKAGVVPLAWGENGYRELTNSKHAVKTPADMKGLKIRVVGSPLFVDTFTALGANPTQMSWADAQPAFASGAVDGQENPMSIFTAAKLQNVGQKYLTMWGYVADPLVFVVNKDVWNSWTPEDREHVRQAAIEAGKEEIVIARKGMIEAGQPLLKDIEGLGVTVTRLSPAEREAFVQATRGVYNKWKPTIGTQLVDMAEKAIAARKQ